In a single window of the Chionomys nivalis chromosome 11, mChiNiv1.1, whole genome shotgun sequence genome:
- the Plin2 gene encoding perilipin-2 isoform X2: protein MASVAIDPQPSVVTRVANLPLVSSTYDLVSSAYISTKDQHPYLRSVCEMAEKGVKTVTSVAVTSALPIIQKLEPQIAVANTYACKGLDRIEERLPILNQPTAEIVANAKGAVTGAKDAVTTTVAGAKDSVASTITGVVDKTKGAVTGSVERTKSVVNGGINTVLGSRVVQLVSSGVENALAKSELLVDQYLPLTQEELETEAKKVEGFDVVQKPSYYVRLGSLSTKLRSRAYQQALSRVKDAKQKSQETISQLHSTVRLIEFARKNMQGAQDKLSVSWVEWKRSMGYDDTDESHCVEHIESRTLAIARNLTQQLQTTCQTLLTNVQGLPQNVQDQANHLGVMAGDIYSVFRNAASFKEVSDGFLTSSKGQLQKMKESLDDVMDYLVNNTPLNWLMLDFTAIDLTSETDEVPDIIPLEEDD from the exons ATGGCGTCAGTTGCAATTGATCCACAACCg AGCGTGGTGACCAGGGTGGCCAACTTGCCCTTGGTGAGCTCAACCTATGACCTGGTGTCCTCGGCTTATATCAGTACAAAGGACCAGCATCCGTATTTGAGATCTGTGTGTGAGATGGCAGAGAAGGGCGTGAAGACCGTGACCTCGGTGGCTGTGACAAGTGCGCTGCCCATCATCCAGAAGCTGGagccacaaa TTGCTGTTGCCAATACCTACGCCTGCAAGGGGCTAGACAGGATCGAGGAGAGACTGCCTATTCTGAATCAGCCTACTGCTGAG ATTGTTGCCAACGCCAAAGGTGCTGTGACTGGGGCCAAAGATGCAGTGACGACCACTGTGGCTGGGGCCAAAGATTCTGTAGCCAGCACTATCACGGGGGTGGTGGACAAGACCAAAGGAGCAGTGACTGGCAGCGTGGAGAGGACCAAGTCTGTAGTCAACGGCGGCATCAACACGGTTTTGGGGAGTCGGGTGGTGCAGCTCGTGAGCAGCGGGGTAGAAAATGCACTTGCCAAGTCGGAGCTCCTGGTAGACCAGTACCTCCCTCTCACTCAGGAAGAGCTAG agacagaagcaaaaaaGGTGGAAGGATTTGATGTGGTTCAGAAGCCAAGTTACTATGTAAGACTGGGGTCCCTGTCCACCAAGCTCCGCTCCCGGGCCTATCAGCAGGCTCTCAGCAGGGTTAAAGATGCCAAACAGAAAAGCCAGGAGACCATTTCTCAGCTTCATTCCACTGTCCGTCTG ATTGAATTCGCCAGGAAAAACATGCAGGGTGCCCAGGATAAGCTCTCTGTCTCGTGGGTGGAGTGGAAGAGAAGCATGGGCTACGATGACACTGACGAGTCCCACTGTGTGGAG cacATCGAGTCACGTACTCTGGCTATCGCCCGCAACCTGACTCAGCAGCTCCAAACTACGTGCCAGACTCTCCTGACCAACGTCCAAGGGTTACCACAGAATGTCCAAGATCAGGCCAACCACTTGGGGGTGATGGCAGGCGACATCTACTCGGTGTTCCGCAATGCTGCCTCCTTTAAGGAAGTGTCTGACGGCTTCCTCACTTCCAGTAAGGGGCAGctgcagaaaatgaaagaatcctTAGATGATGTGATGGATTACCTTGTTAACAACACGCCTCTCAACTGGCTG
- the Plin2 gene encoding perilipin-2 isoform X1, whose product MASVAIDPQPSVVTRVANLPLVSSTYDLVSSAYISTKDQHPYLRSVCEMAEKGVKTVTSVAVTSALPIIQKLEPQIAVANTYACKGLDRIEERLPILNQPTAEIVANAKGAVTGAKDAVTTTVAGAKDSVASTITGVVDKTKGAVTGSVERTKSVVNGGINTVLGSRVVQLVSSGVENALAKSELLVDQYLPLTQEELETEAKKVEGFDVVQKPSYYVRLGSLSTKLRSRAYQQALSRVKDAKQKSQETISQLHSTVRLIEFARKNMQGAQDKLSVSWVEWKRSMGYDDTDESHCVEHIESRTLAIARNLTQQLQTTCQTLLTNVQGLPQNVQDQANHLGVMAGDIYSVFRNAASFKEVSDGFLTSSKGQLQKMKESLDDVMDYLVNNTPLNWLVGPFYPQSTESQNAEVDKTSQKVQQPELKTH is encoded by the exons ATGGCGTCAGTTGCAATTGATCCACAACCg AGCGTGGTGACCAGGGTGGCCAACTTGCCCTTGGTGAGCTCAACCTATGACCTGGTGTCCTCGGCTTATATCAGTACAAAGGACCAGCATCCGTATTTGAGATCTGTGTGTGAGATGGCAGAGAAGGGCGTGAAGACCGTGACCTCGGTGGCTGTGACAAGTGCGCTGCCCATCATCCAGAAGCTGGagccacaaa TTGCTGTTGCCAATACCTACGCCTGCAAGGGGCTAGACAGGATCGAGGAGAGACTGCCTATTCTGAATCAGCCTACTGCTGAG ATTGTTGCCAACGCCAAAGGTGCTGTGACTGGGGCCAAAGATGCAGTGACGACCACTGTGGCTGGGGCCAAAGATTCTGTAGCCAGCACTATCACGGGGGTGGTGGACAAGACCAAAGGAGCAGTGACTGGCAGCGTGGAGAGGACCAAGTCTGTAGTCAACGGCGGCATCAACACGGTTTTGGGGAGTCGGGTGGTGCAGCTCGTGAGCAGCGGGGTAGAAAATGCACTTGCCAAGTCGGAGCTCCTGGTAGACCAGTACCTCCCTCTCACTCAGGAAGAGCTAG agacagaagcaaaaaaGGTGGAAGGATTTGATGTGGTTCAGAAGCCAAGTTACTATGTAAGACTGGGGTCCCTGTCCACCAAGCTCCGCTCCCGGGCCTATCAGCAGGCTCTCAGCAGGGTTAAAGATGCCAAACAGAAAAGCCAGGAGACCATTTCTCAGCTTCATTCCACTGTCCGTCTG ATTGAATTCGCCAGGAAAAACATGCAGGGTGCCCAGGATAAGCTCTCTGTCTCGTGGGTGGAGTGGAAGAGAAGCATGGGCTACGATGACACTGACGAGTCCCACTGTGTGGAG cacATCGAGTCACGTACTCTGGCTATCGCCCGCAACCTGACTCAGCAGCTCCAAACTACGTGCCAGACTCTCCTGACCAACGTCCAAGGGTTACCACAGAATGTCCAAGATCAGGCCAACCACTTGGGGGTGATGGCAGGCGACATCTACTCGGTGTTCCGCAATGCTGCCTCCTTTAAGGAAGTGTCTGACGGCTTCCTCACTTCCAGTAAGGGGCAGctgcagaaaatgaaagaatcctTAGATGATGTGATGGATTACCTTGTTAACAACACGCCTCTCAACTGGCTGGTAGGTCCCTTTTATCCTCAGTCTACCGAGTCTCAGAATGCAGAGGTGGACAAGACCAGCCAGAAGGTCCAGCAGCCTGAGCTCAAAACTCACTAA